The Burkholderia ubonensis genome has a window encoding:
- a CDS encoding Crp/Fnr family transcriptional regulator gives MTHRENNVVELPDALVANHFLASLDGNSRSKLAPHLRLTTLRTGELLCDAGENLNAVYFPVTAGVSLQFTGSGRGTLGVTEIGREGVVCDDIVGSAMQRRVVVYGGGFAYRLGTHRFADACAASAAIRRQVFVRMSLVLSQASQVMFCSRHHTIRHQLMRWLLIGYERSRSIEIPVTHGMLGQMLGVRRETVTETTRQIHALDLIHQRRGVIVLTDLARLERASCGCHRAIRDETRRLLALDAGALPALGARMV, from the coding sequence GTGACACATCGGGAAAACAATGTCGTCGAGTTGCCGGATGCACTCGTCGCCAATCATTTCTTGGCCTCGCTCGACGGAAATAGCCGTTCGAAACTGGCGCCGCATCTGCGGCTGACGACGCTGCGGACCGGCGAGCTTTTATGTGATGCCGGCGAGAACCTGAACGCCGTCTATTTTCCGGTGACGGCCGGTGTGTCGCTGCAATTCACGGGGTCGGGCAGGGGCACGCTCGGCGTGACGGAAATCGGCCGAGAAGGCGTCGTCTGCGACGACATCGTCGGCAGTGCGATGCAGCGCCGGGTCGTCGTCTATGGCGGCGGCTTCGCGTATCGGCTGGGTACGCACCGTTTCGCCGACGCGTGCGCCGCCTCGGCCGCGATCCGCCGGCAGGTGTTCGTGCGGATGAGTCTGGTGCTGTCCCAGGCGTCGCAGGTGATGTTCTGCAGCCGCCATCACACGATCCGGCATCAACTGATGCGCTGGCTGCTGATCGGCTACGAGCGCTCGCGCAGCATCGAAATCCCGGTCACGCACGGCATGCTTGGTCAGATGCTCGGCGTGCGCCGCGAGACCGTCACCGAAACCACGCGACAGATCCACGCGCTCGACCTGATTCATCAGCGTCGCGGCGTCATCGTGCTGACGGATCTCGCGCGCCTCGAACGAGCGAGTTGCGGCTGTCATCGGGCGATCCGCGACGAAACGCGGCGCCTCCTCGCACTCGACGCCGGTGCGTTACCGGCGCTCGGCGCGCGAATGGTCTAG
- a CDS encoding putative bifunctional diguanylate cyclase/phosphodiesterase, whose protein sequence is MENSTKFQSQRSSFHVWPWSPVLGILPVVVVVVTLAGFVAVSLVVIMSLRVYVGGESSWSKAQKDEVILLSRYADTGDEKLFDDYRLADATLVSFSVAHRAMIGVPADYDVARYAMIAAGINPVDATAVVWFYPVLNSFAHVNTALQYWAEADRHLLDLRRLAGALRESVHAGDVARTSRLNRDLWDINSRIEPLPKRFSDELSAEFRSAVIQLLLSYVVASLLIILLSVRWASRAQRQQSSMQTELDRSLAFADAALRSVVDAIVTIGLTRSIETVNPAAEQLLGRTAQRCVGEPINDVLDLIDTSTGMSIKLLATLCNGGDHTFTRDLNLIRVCGAAVPVRASLSRMTNAVGRCVGHVLTLRDMTREHQLIERLTWQASHDALTGLINRTGFERRLGEMLADGAGGALMVLDLDGFKEVNDVCGHAAGDVLLRDATAVFSGCLDEGDVFGRLGGDEFGILLPACRNVAPDDGKAERMRAQLEAFTFTWDGEPFKISVSIGLLDLACRPASIEKAMQMADLACYVAKDGGRNRVHVAHPRDLHAGRPAYHTQWSRRVKTALETNAFQLHAQPIVPIQSGDGAPQRVEILLRVPDADGKLIAPVFLPAAERYGHMTMIDRWVVSNVIRRLARLERREYVEYNVNLSARSITDERFVEFVMAELSASGLEPSLLCFEITETSAVRNLEVASRFMCELRDLGCRFALDDFGAGMSSFSYLHQLPIDYLKIDGGLVATMTSDHVKRGIACAINDIAHVMQYRTVAEHVEDPETAEMLRTLGVDYCQGYYFGRPVPWQEGGFH, encoded by the coding sequence ATGGAAAACAGTACGAAGTTTCAGAGTCAGCGCAGCTCGTTTCACGTGTGGCCGTGGAGCCCGGTGCTCGGCATCCTGCCGGTCGTCGTCGTGGTCGTGACGCTGGCCGGGTTCGTGGCCGTCAGCCTGGTCGTGATCATGTCGCTGCGCGTGTACGTCGGCGGCGAAAGCAGCTGGTCGAAGGCGCAGAAGGACGAGGTCATCCTGTTGAGCCGCTACGCCGACACCGGCGACGAAAAGCTGTTCGACGATTACCGGCTCGCGGACGCGACGCTTGTGTCGTTCAGCGTTGCGCACCGCGCGATGATCGGCGTGCCGGCCGACTACGACGTGGCCCGCTACGCGATGATCGCGGCCGGCATCAACCCGGTCGATGCGACCGCGGTCGTGTGGTTCTATCCGGTCCTGAACTCCTTCGCGCACGTGAACACCGCGCTGCAGTACTGGGCCGAGGCGGACCGGCATCTGCTCGACCTGCGCCGGCTCGCCGGTGCGCTGCGCGAGTCGGTCCACGCGGGCGACGTCGCGCGCACGAGCCGCCTGAACCGCGACCTCTGGGACATCAACTCGCGCATCGAGCCGTTGCCGAAACGCTTCTCCGACGAACTCAGCGCCGAATTCCGTTCAGCGGTGATCCAGTTGCTCCTGTCGTACGTGGTGGCGTCGCTGTTGATCATCCTGCTGTCGGTGCGCTGGGCGAGCCGCGCGCAACGCCAGCAGTCGTCGATGCAGACCGAGCTCGACCGCAGCCTCGCATTTGCCGACGCCGCGCTTCGTTCGGTCGTCGATGCGATCGTCACGATCGGTCTCACGCGCAGCATCGAGACCGTGAACCCGGCCGCCGAGCAACTGCTCGGCAGGACGGCGCAGCGGTGCGTCGGCGAGCCGATCAACGATGTGCTCGACCTGATCGACACGTCGACCGGCATGTCGATCAAGCTGCTCGCAACGCTTTGCAACGGCGGCGACCACACGTTCACGCGCGATCTCAACCTGATCCGCGTATGCGGTGCGGCGGTGCCCGTGCGCGCGTCGCTGTCGCGGATGACCAACGCCGTCGGCCGTTGCGTCGGCCACGTGCTGACCCTGCGCGACATGACGCGCGAGCACCAGCTGATCGAGCGGCTCACGTGGCAGGCGTCGCACGACGCGCTGACCGGCCTGATCAACCGCACCGGGTTCGAGCGGCGCCTCGGCGAGATGCTGGCCGACGGCGCGGGCGGCGCGCTGATGGTGCTCGACCTCGACGGCTTCAAGGAAGTGAACGACGTATGCGGCCACGCGGCCGGCGATGTGCTGCTGCGCGACGCGACGGCGGTATTCAGCGGCTGTCTCGACGAAGGCGACGTGTTTGGCCGCCTCGGCGGCGACGAGTTCGGCATCCTGCTGCCGGCCTGCCGCAACGTCGCGCCCGACGACGGCAAGGCCGAGCGCATGCGCGCGCAGCTCGAGGCCTTCACGTTCACGTGGGACGGCGAGCCGTTCAAGATCAGCGTCAGCATCGGGCTGCTGGATCTCGCGTGCCGTCCCGCGAGCATCGAGAAGGCGATGCAGATGGCCGACCTCGCGTGCTATGTCGCGAAGGACGGCGGCCGAAATCGCGTGCACGTCGCGCATCCGCGCGACCTGCATGCCGGCCGCCCGGCGTATCACACGCAATGGAGCCGCCGCGTGAAGACGGCGCTCGAAACGAATGCGTTCCAGTTGCACGCGCAACCGATCGTGCCGATCCAGTCTGGCGACGGCGCGCCGCAGCGCGTGGAGATCCTGCTGCGCGTGCCGGACGCCGACGGCAAGCTGATCGCACCGGTGTTCCTGCCGGCCGCCGAGCGCTACGGCCACATGACGATGATCGACCGCTGGGTGGTCAGCAACGTGATCCGGCGTCTCGCGCGGCTCGAACGGCGTGAGTACGTCGAATACAACGTGAACCTGTCGGCGCGCTCGATCACCGACGAGCGCTTCGTCGAGTTCGTGATGGCCGAGCTGTCGGCGTCGGGGCTCGAGCCGTCGCTGCTGTGCTTCGAGATCACCGAGACGAGCGCGGTCCGCAACCTGGAAGTCGCATCGCGCTTCATGTGTGAGCTGCGCGATCTCGGCTGCCGGTTCGCGCTCGACGATTTCGGCGCCGGCATGTCGTCGTTCTCGTATCTGCACCAGTTGCCGATCGACTACCTGAAGATCGACGGCGGGCTGGTCGCGACCATGACGTCCGACCACGTCAAGCGTGGCATCGCGTGCGCGATCAACGACATCGCGCACGTGATGCAGTACCGGACCGTCGCCGAGCACGTCGAGGACCCGGAGACGGCCGAGATGCTGCGCACGCTGGGCGTCGACTACTGCCAGGGCTATTACTTCGGCCGCCCCGTGCCCTGGCAGGAAGGGGGATTCCATTGA
- a CDS encoding TenA family transcriptional regulator has translation MNAPFELSGDIMDLASYPAWLRDVVGATDELKARIRAHPVFAAMIDGTLTAAQLRTFFVTGWAVVSQFPEYMAMNLVKTAAYRSRGDEKARRYLIRNIRVEQNHVDHWANWAAESGVTRDMLLGADAPLAGFALSHWCWKSGSADALAPSIAATNYAIEGVTGEWSALLCASPYEEKFDASVRHRAMRWLKLHAEYDDRHPWEALDIVATLLGRAPDARDVREVETSIRKSFEYFLMSLDCCLHV, from the coding sequence ATGAATGCTCCATTCGAGCTGAGCGGCGACATCATGGACCTGGCCAGCTATCCAGCGTGGCTGCGCGACGTGGTAGGCGCGACCGACGAGCTGAAGGCCCGCATCCGCGCGCATCCCGTGTTCGCGGCGATGATCGACGGGACGCTGACGGCGGCGCAACTGCGCACGTTCTTCGTGACCGGCTGGGCGGTGGTCAGCCAGTTTCCCGAGTACATGGCGATGAATCTCGTGAAGACCGCCGCGTACCGGTCGCGCGGCGACGAGAAGGCGCGGCGCTATCTGATCCGCAATATCCGCGTCGAGCAGAATCACGTCGATCACTGGGCCAACTGGGCCGCCGAGTCCGGCGTGACGCGCGACATGCTGCTCGGCGCCGACGCGCCGCTCGCCGGCTTCGCGCTGAGCCACTGGTGCTGGAAGAGCGGCAGCGCGGACGCGCTGGCGCCGAGCATCGCCGCGACGAACTACGCGATCGAAGGCGTCACGGGCGAGTGGAGCGCGCTGCTGTGCGCGTCGCCGTACGAGGAGAAGTTCGATGCGTCGGTGCGGCATCGCGCGATGCGCTGGCTGAAGCTGCATGCCGAGTACGACGACCGCCATCCGTGGGAGGCGCTCGATATCGTCGCGACGCTGCTCGGCCGCGCGCCGGACGCGCGCGACGTGCGCGAGGTCGAGACGTCGATCCGCAAGAGCTTCGAATACTTCCTGATGAGCCTCGATTGCTGTCTGCATGTTTAG
- a CDS encoding winged helix-turn-helix domain-containing protein: MLTKVLVAEPDPRMRGMIRALLRGCDIAMSVLDDVSMLRARVAAVAPALIVLRFEPPGTAVCAALDALRCAGCDLPVIVLGSSAQLADKLVAFEAGADDYLVLPFEPMEFAVRVRCAIRRHAARAPRHVDRYAFGDIDVDFVTRRATRAGEDLGLRASEFALLEVFIAQPMRVLSRAEILARLGPAVAGRAERGLGVLVFRLRNVVEGALGDYRYIRTVRGRGYIFVPLGVLPDDDLQTPPPARI; this comes from the coding sequence ATGCTGACAAAAGTACTCGTCGCAGAGCCGGACCCGCGCATGCGCGGCATGATTCGTGCGTTGCTGCGCGGCTGTGACATCGCCATGTCGGTGCTCGACGACGTATCGATGCTGCGCGCGCGCGTCGCCGCGGTGGCGCCCGCGTTGATCGTGCTGCGCTTCGAGCCGCCGGGCACGGCAGTCTGCGCGGCGCTCGACGCGCTGCGGTGCGCGGGTTGCGACCTGCCGGTGATCGTGCTCGGCAGCAGCGCGCAGTTGGCGGACAAGCTCGTCGCGTTCGAGGCCGGCGCCGACGACTATCTCGTCTTGCCGTTCGAGCCGATGGAGTTCGCGGTGCGCGTGCGCTGCGCCATCCGCAGGCATGCGGCGCGCGCGCCGCGCCACGTCGATCGCTATGCGTTCGGCGACATCGACGTGGATTTCGTGACGCGCCGCGCGACGCGCGCGGGCGAAGATCTCGGGCTGCGCGCGAGCGAATTCGCATTGCTCGAAGTGTTCATCGCGCAGCCGATGCGTGTGCTGTCGCGCGCGGAGATCCTCGCGCGGCTCGGGCCGGCCGTCGCCGGGCGCGCGGAGCGCGGGCTCGGCGTGTTGGTTTTCAGGCTGCGCAACGTGGTCGAGGGCGCGCTCGGCGACTATCGCTATATCCGCACCGTACGCGGCCGCGGCTACATCTTCGTGCCGCTCGGCGTGCTGCCGGACGACGACCTGCAGACGCCGCCGCCAGCGCGCATTTAG
- a CDS encoding DUF4382 domain-containing protein encodes MNNRFWKAALCAAMVPFALAACGGGDGGSTQTGTLHVAMTDAPSCGFDHVYVTVSQVRVNANANAADNDAGWSTVALPAQQKIDLLSLTNGTLADLGQTALPAGQYQQIRLVLAQNQGNTLANSVVPTGGAEQPLATPSATQSGIKIISPFTVQPNTLVDLVLDFNACKSIVQRGNGSYALKPVVTATPTIVSGAISGYVSPTEAGATVYAEQGGKVVRGTVADGSGKFVLSPLVQSTTQGNYDVVIVQNNVASGVVRSVPVVVNTTTAVSTSNVPIALPASAMSTVSGTVTPSANAQVRALQTVDANAYEITSANANLDTGAYALNLPAAAPIVGTYSGTLPVALAASPGATGQYTIEADAASGATQSTNVNATTSQTNVNFTF; translated from the coding sequence ATGAATAATCGATTCTGGAAGGCCGCGTTGTGCGCGGCGATGGTGCCGTTCGCGCTGGCTGCGTGCGGCGGCGGCGACGGCGGCAGCACGCAAACCGGCACGCTGCACGTTGCGATGACCGACGCGCCGTCGTGCGGCTTCGATCATGTCTATGTGACGGTGTCGCAGGTCCGCGTCAATGCGAATGCGAATGCTGCCGATAACGATGCAGGGTGGTCCACCGTCGCGCTGCCGGCGCAGCAGAAGATCGACCTGCTGTCGCTGACCAACGGCACGCTCGCCGACCTCGGCCAGACCGCGCTGCCGGCCGGCCAGTACCAGCAGATCCGCCTCGTGCTCGCGCAGAACCAGGGCAATACGCTCGCGAACTCGGTCGTGCCGACGGGCGGCGCCGAGCAGCCGCTCGCGACGCCGAGCGCGACGCAAAGCGGCATCAAGATCATCAGCCCGTTCACCGTGCAGCCGAACACGCTCGTCGATCTCGTGCTCGACTTCAATGCATGCAAGTCGATCGTGCAGCGCGGCAACGGCTCGTATGCGCTGAAGCCGGTCGTGACCGCGACGCCGACCATCGTGAGCGGCGCGATCTCGGGCTACGTTTCGCCGACGGAAGCCGGCGCGACCGTGTACGCGGAACAGGGCGGCAAGGTCGTGCGCGGCACGGTGGCCGACGGCAGCGGCAAGTTCGTGCTGTCGCCGCTGGTCCAGAGCACGACGCAGGGCAACTACGACGTCGTGATCGTGCAGAACAACGTCGCGTCGGGCGTCGTCCGCTCGGTGCCGGTGGTCGTGAACACGACCACGGCCGTGTCGACGTCGAACGTGCCGATCGCGCTGCCGGCCTCGGCGATGAGCACGGTCAGCGGCACCGTGACGCCGAGTGCGAACGCGCAGGTGCGCGCGCTGCAGACGGTCGATGCGAACGCCTACGAGATCACGTCGGCCAACGCGAACCTGGACACCGGCGCGTATGCGCTGAACCTGCCCGCGGCCGCACCGATCGTCGGCACCTACTCGGGCACGTTGCCGGTCGCGCTCGCCGCGTCGCCGGGCGCCACCGGTCAATACACGATCGAGGCCGATGCCGCGTCGGGCGCGACGCAATCGACGAACGTCAACGCGACGACGAGCCAGACGAACGTCAATTTCACGTTCTGA
- a CDS encoding NUDIX hydrolase, translating to MSPATSIAPPEIATVPIKERATIVCYRAEQVLLVARMSSRWALPGGTIKRGETPLEAAHRELLEETGIVGQSLVYSMQFSGLAKVHHVFFAEVGPEHKPTASNEIDKCKWFAIDRVAALRASIPTKRIVELVYRHEILA from the coding sequence ATGTCGCCAGCCACCTCCATCGCCCCGCCCGAAATCGCCACCGTCCCGATCAAGGAACGGGCGACCATCGTGTGCTATCGCGCCGAGCAGGTGCTGCTGGTCGCCCGCATGTCGTCGCGCTGGGCGCTGCCGGGCGGCACGATCAAACGCGGCGAAACGCCGCTCGAAGCCGCGCATCGCGAATTGCTCGAGGAAACCGGCATCGTCGGGCAAAGCCTCGTCTATTCGATGCAGTTCAGCGGGCTCGCGAAGGTGCACCACGTGTTCTTCGCGGAAGTCGGCCCCGAACACAAGCCGACCGCCAGCAACGAGATCGACAAGTGCAAGTGGTTCGCGATCGATCGCGTCGCGGCGCTGCGCGCCAGCATCCCGACCAAGCGCATCGTCGAACTGGTCTACCGGCACGAGATCCTCGCCTAG
- a CDS encoding uracil-xanthine permease family protein, producing the protein MQPASSARSAAHGADDASSARDLVYGPDDRPAPTVAFVAALQHLLAILVPIVTPGLLICQALGVPSRDTTLIVSMSLVISGIATFVQCRRFGPLGAGLLIVQGTSFNFVGPLIAGGSLMVKQGTPVETVMAAIFGVVIAGSFVEMGVSRILPFIKRLITPLVTGIVVLLIGLTLIKVGLVSMGGGYGAMAKGTFASVDNLTLSGLVLGTIILLNRVPVVWVRSTALVIALAVGYLAAAFMGRLDFTGAHEAALFQIPTPLHFGIGFSWPLFVPMLIIYLVTSLEAIGDVTATSKISKQPVEGPLWMQRIKGGVLVNGANSLLAGVFNTFPSSVFAQNNGVIQLTGIASRHVGLWIAGMLVVLGLFPPVAGVLQAVPEPVLGGAAMVMFGAVAASGINILAGVRLDRRALLIIAVSLALGLGVSQVPEILASLPHALKNVLESGVATGGICALVMNWFLPERQ; encoded by the coding sequence ATGCAACCCGCCTCCTCTGCCCGATCCGCCGCTCACGGCGCCGACGACGCATCTTCCGCGCGCGACCTCGTCTACGGCCCCGACGACCGGCCGGCCCCGACCGTCGCCTTCGTCGCCGCCCTGCAGCACCTGCTGGCGATCCTGGTGCCGATCGTCACGCCGGGCCTGCTGATCTGCCAGGCCCTCGGCGTGCCCAGCCGCGACACGACGCTGATCGTGTCGATGTCGCTGGTGATCTCCGGGATCGCGACCTTCGTCCAGTGCCGGCGCTTCGGCCCGCTCGGCGCGGGCCTGCTGATCGTGCAGGGCACCAGCTTCAACTTCGTCGGCCCGCTGATCGCCGGCGGCAGCCTGATGGTCAAGCAAGGCACCCCGGTCGAGACCGTGATGGCCGCCATCTTCGGCGTCGTGATCGCCGGCTCGTTCGTCGAGATGGGGGTGTCGCGCATCCTGCCGTTCATCAAGCGCCTCATCACGCCGCTGGTCACCGGCATCGTGGTGCTGCTGATCGGCCTCACGCTGATCAAGGTGGGCCTCGTCAGCATGGGCGGCGGCTACGGCGCGATGGCCAAGGGCACCTTCGCCAGCGTCGACAACCTGACGCTCTCCGGGCTCGTCCTCGGCACCATCATCCTGCTGAACCGGGTGCCCGTCGTCTGGGTGCGCAGCACCGCGCTCGTCATCGCGCTCGCGGTCGGCTATCTCGCGGCCGCGTTCATGGGCCGGCTCGACTTCACCGGCGCGCACGAAGCCGCGCTGTTCCAGATCCCGACTCCGCTGCACTTCGGCATCGGATTCTCGTGGCCGCTGTTCGTGCCGATGCTGATCATCTACCTCGTCACGTCGCTCGAGGCGATCGGCGACGTCACCGCCACCAGCAAGATCTCGAAGCAGCCCGTCGAAGGCCCGCTGTGGATGCAGCGCATCAAGGGCGGCGTGCTGGTGAACGGCGCCAACTCGCTGCTGGCCGGCGTGTTCAATACCTTCCCCAGTTCCGTGTTCGCGCAAAACAATGGCGTGATCCAGCTCACCGGCATCGCGAGCCGCCACGTCGGCCTCTGGATCGCGGGCATGCTCGTGGTGCTGGGCCTGTTCCCGCCGGTGGCCGGCGTGCTGCAGGCCGTGCCCGAGCCCGTGCTCGGCGGCGCCGCGATGGTGATGTTCGGCGCGGTGGCCGCGTCCGGCATCAACATCCTCGCGGGTGTCCGGCTGGATCGCCGCGCGCTGCTGATCATCGCGGTGTCGCTGGCGCTGGGCCTCGGCGTGTCGCAGGTGCCGGAGATCCTCGCCAGCCTGCCGCATGCGCTCAAGAACGTGCTGGAATCGGGCGTCGCCACGGGCGGTATCTGTGCGCTGGTGATGAACTGGTTTCTGCCGGAACGGCAGTAA
- a CDS encoding LysR family transcriptional regulator, whose amino-acid sequence MEDLDLNLVTALDALLGEASVTGAARRLGLSASAMSRTLARLRAATGDQLLVRAGRRLVPTPHATALRERVHAVAREAQAVLRPAAADLDLATLSATFTLRAAASFMEMLGGPVVAAIGDVAPGVRVRFVPRLARDPGPLRDGSVDLDIGKRGDDAPELHTRELFHDAHVAVARSGHPLFAAARITPARYAACRHVIAAQLGDFGGPADDGERTAVAAHNVHVVVPGYPDAMRVAAGTDLIALVPRSSLGNALTPGLADALGLRSFAIPVKLPEILISALWHPRMHGDPVHRRLRDVVIDVCTRAYPQSRAPRRPR is encoded by the coding sequence ATGGAAGACCTCGATCTGAACCTCGTCACCGCGCTCGACGCGCTGCTCGGCGAAGCCAGCGTGACCGGCGCCGCGCGCCGGCTGGGCTTAAGCGCGTCCGCGATGAGCCGCACGCTCGCGCGCTTGCGCGCGGCCACCGGCGACCAGCTGCTCGTGCGCGCCGGACGCCGGCTCGTGCCGACGCCGCACGCGACGGCGTTGCGCGAGCGCGTGCACGCGGTCGCACGCGAAGCGCAGGCCGTGCTGCGGCCGGCAGCGGCCGACCTCGACCTCGCGACGCTGTCGGCCACCTTCACGCTGCGCGCGGCGGCGTCGTTCATGGAGATGCTGGGCGGCCCGGTCGTCGCCGCGATCGGCGACGTCGCGCCCGGCGTGCGCGTGCGCTTCGTGCCGCGGCTCGCGCGCGACCCCGGGCCGCTGCGCGACGGCTCGGTCGATCTCGACATCGGCAAGCGCGGCGACGACGCGCCGGAGCTGCACACGCGCGAGCTGTTTCACGACGCGCACGTCGCGGTGGCGCGCAGCGGCCACCCGCTGTTCGCCGCGGCCAGAATCACGCCGGCGCGCTACGCGGCCTGCCGCCACGTGATCGCGGCGCAGCTCGGCGACTTCGGCGGCCCGGCCGACGACGGCGAGCGCACGGCGGTGGCCGCGCACAACGTCCACGTGGTCGTGCCCGGCTATCCGGATGCGATGCGCGTCGCGGCCGGCACCGACCTGATCGCGCTGGTGCCGCGCTCGAGCCTCGGCAACGCGCTCACGCCGGGGCTCGCGGATGCGCTCGGGCTGCGCAGCTTCGCGATCCCGGTCAAGTTGCCCGAGATCCTGATCTCGGCGCTGTGGCACCCGCGCATGCACGGCGACCCGGTGCATCGGCGGCTGCGCGACGTCGTCATCGACGTCTGCACGCGTGCGTATCCGCAAAGCCGCGCGCCGCGCCGCCCGCGCTGA
- a CDS encoding SDR family oxidoreductase, giving the protein MQPTLSHAGTPSILLVAASRGLGLAMAEQFLNHGWHVTGTVRAGSGRSKLHDLAERVGARLDIETLDICEPAQLAALRARLSGRRFDMLFVNAGTSNDPAETIGEVTTDEFVRVMITNALAPMRTIETLQDLVTADGLIGAMSSGQGSVSNNVNGMREVYRGSKAALNQFMRSFAARQAGTARAMVLMAPGWVRTELGGPDARLTIDESVPGLVNVLLDKRRRPGLEYLDYQGRTVPW; this is encoded by the coding sequence ATGCAACCGACTCTCTCGCACGCCGGCACACCCTCGATCCTGCTGGTCGCCGCATCGCGCGGCCTCGGGCTCGCGATGGCCGAGCAGTTCCTGAATCACGGTTGGCATGTGACCGGCACGGTCCGCGCGGGCTCGGGCCGCTCGAAGCTGCACGACCTCGCCGAGCGCGTCGGCGCGCGGCTCGACATCGAGACGCTGGACATCTGCGAGCCCGCGCAGCTTGCCGCGCTGCGCGCGCGCCTGTCGGGGCGGCGCTTCGACATGCTGTTCGTCAACGCGGGCACGAGCAACGATCCGGCCGAGACGATCGGCGAAGTCACGACCGACGAGTTCGTGCGCGTGATGATCACGAACGCGCTCGCGCCGATGCGCACGATCGAGACGCTGCAGGATCTCGTGACGGCGGACGGCCTGATCGGCGCAATGTCGTCGGGGCAGGGCAGCGTGTCGAACAACGTCAACGGGATGCGCGAGGTGTACCGCGGCAGCAAGGCCGCGCTGAACCAGTTCATGCGCAGCTTCGCCGCGCGTCAGGCCGGTACGGCGCGCGCGATGGTGCTGATGGCGCCCGGCTGGGTCCGCACCGAACTCGGCGGCCCCGACGCGCGGCTGACGATCGACGAAAGCGTGCCGGGCCTCGTGAACGTGCTGCTCGACAAGCGCCGCCGCCCGGGGCTCGAATACCTCGATTACCAGGGCCGCACGGTGCCCTGGTAG
- a CDS encoding putative quinol monooxygenase yields the protein MNEPYLQVIAHYFAKPGNGERVIELLAQLAPPTRAEPGNLDYAYFRSPVDPDHIVILERYRDAGGLDAHRETPHFQRIGIGEIIPLLDRRDVTRYMVQPDTGTATQPGAAR from the coding sequence ATGAACGAACCCTACCTGCAGGTCATCGCGCATTACTTCGCGAAACCCGGCAACGGCGAGCGCGTGATCGAGCTGCTCGCGCAGCTCGCGCCGCCCACGCGTGCGGAACCGGGCAACCTCGACTACGCGTACTTCCGGTCGCCGGTCGATCCCGACCACATCGTGATCCTCGAGCGCTACCGTGACGCCGGCGGCCTCGACGCCCATCGGGAAACGCCGCATTTCCAGCGCATCGGCATCGGCGAGATCATTCCGCTGCTCGATCGCCGCGACGTGACGCGCTACATGGTGCAGCCGGACACCGGCACGGCGACGCAACCGGGAGCCGCTCGATGA